Below is a window of Niabella agricola DNA.
TGGGTAACATAATGTAATGCATTTCTGCCCGGCTTTTGTAATCGGCGTAGAGAAAAGCAGGGGCCATGCCGGCCGGGAATTGCTGGGATATTTCCGTGGGCGTTGTAAAAGCCTGTATCCCACTTTTTTTGCCCCCCTGAGGAGAATATTCCAATTGTGGCTGAATAGAAAAATAGCGGCTTGTATAGAATTCAGCATGGATTGCGGCACTTCCGGCCAATAGCGAACGGTACCCGAAACTTAAGGGATTATCCGAATTTCCGGAGGTTAGATTGGGTATTGTAAGACCCGCTTTGACGCCGATTTTCATTTTTATTTGTGCAAAGGTGAGGCTGGTAACAGCGGTAATTGCCAGTGCAAGAATAAATTTTTTCATTCTAATTTTTTTATACTGTGTGCTTCAAGAGGCAACAGGAAACCATCGGGGCGATTCGGGGCGGACAACTAAAATGCGTCATCATGCCATATATGTGTGCCGCCGAATCAGCAAATGATTTCGACAGCAACTGCTTCAAACCGAATGGCTGGATGTGGAACCACTAGTTAATATGAACGGGCATCTGATCGGATCCCCTGATCTCTCTAACCCTTTTTTAGTAATGTCTGGCAGTTCTTGTGGACGGCCCCTTTTGCATCGCAACATTCGCCGCTTTTTAGCTTTATGGTTTTCCCGTCTTTCATTTTGCAGGTTCCATCGGGTGAAACGTTCATATGATTGATCTCCTCTTCTTTAGTTATGGGCGTTTCTTTACCATCTTTGTAGTGAAACATTTTTTTGCCCTTCATGATACAGCACTCAGCCAGGGTTTGTTTTTGTTGTGTTGTTTTTTGAACAGCTTCCGGCTTCTTTTTTGATTCCTGCGCTGTTGCAGCCGAAGTAATGAAGAACAACGCCATCATTGCCAATGTTACTTTTTTCATTTCTTTGTTGTTTTTGTTATAAACAATGGATCACCGGTAAAATTATCGATGCTGATCCGGCGAAATCAATGATGTTAATCACGCTCAACTATGACATGGGTTAAAAATAGCTGTTCGACCCGACCCGGCCTGTCGGGCTATTACGGGTATTGTAGCCAGCTTGGTTTGGGATCTTGCTGGCCACTTTTGCAGCAGTTATCGAAACATGGCTGTGCAGGCATTTAAGCTGCCAACCATGAAAGCGCCGGTGTATTTTTGTGTATAGCCGGCAAAAAGTGCGGGCGCATAAAACCTGGCTAAGATCGGGTTGATTTTGAAAGGGATACGAGCCTTGCAGGTAACGTACCTAGTCCGCGTTTAATTTTCTGAAATAGACCATCAGGTGTTTTCGCATTTGGGTTCTGAATGTTTCCAGTGTTCCGTCTTTAAGGGTATTTACCAGGTCCTGGTGGGTTACGGGCTCTTTTTCTTCAATTTTGTTCTTTGAATAGGCATCCGAGGATTCACTAAGTTTGGCGTATACATGGTCAAAGATCGGGAGCAGCATTTTTTGAAAGCGCATAATTGTTTTATTGCCCGAAAATTTATAGAGCATTGAATGAAATTCGATATCATATTTTACTATTTCGAGCTTATGAGTGGCTTTCTGTTCATTTTTAATGATATCATTTAGCTTTTTGAAATCAATATTATGCCTGCGTAAGAAGAGCAGGTCGCCAAGCCCGACCTCAATGACCAGTCGCATTTCAAAAATTTCATTTAGCGTGTCTTCATCCAACAGTTGGGGAGTGAGTATGCGGCCTACAATATTAAAAACGTCAGGACGAGCAATCAGCATGCCCCGGTTTTTGCGTGATTCAATAATGCCCAGGGTCCGGAACCGGGAGAGCGCCTCCCGTATTGCGGTGCGACTTACACCCATTGCCTTGGCCAGCTCCATTTCTTTAGGTAATGGATCTCCAGGTTGAAAATTTTCGGTACGCAGGTATTCCTGTAAACTCATTTCGATCTTGTCGACCTGGCTTAGGTTTTCTATGCGTCGTAGTTTTTGTATTGACATCTTATTTTCTAAGGATTTTGATTGCGAAATTATAAAAATTACTTAAACTTAATGGGAACGAATAAGACCGGAAAAGCCGGAACGACAGGGTTATAAGGAATAATCATAAGCGCTGCGTGATTCATAACGGGTTTTTGGAATGAGCTCCTGAAAGCTGCAACGGCTGCTGCACCGCTGCATAGTATCTGGGCGCATTGCTTTTTTATAAAGCGGTATTCGAAGAAAGTGCAACTGCAATACCTTTCGAATACCGCCTGTTTTTAAGCCACCAGCGCTCATTGCTCCTTTTAAAGCAGAGCGAATCTGGCTGCGGGATATCGGATGATCAAAAATTATGGTCCATGTTGAGGGATTAAAAACTTTCGTATCCGGGCGTTTGTACCAGGAGCCGGTTGTTGGTTAAGGTATTCCGGTCTACCGGCCATAACAGTTTGTAAGCCTGGTCCGATGGGATATTGGTATTGGCAAAAACATACGGATCTCCCATTCGTCTCAGGTCATACCAGCGCTTTCCCTCGAAAATGAACTCGAGGTAGCGTTCGTTTAACAGGGCCTCCTTCGGATTGGCGTCAATTGGTTGGTTGGGAAAACCCAGTGTTGCTGCGTTATAATTGCTTCCATATGCCCGGGACCGTACTGCGTTGATTTCGGCGGCAGGATTTTCACCTAACGCAATCTTGGCTTCGGCAAGCAGCAGCAGGAGGTCCGCATACCTGTAAACCGGAAAGTCGTTTGTGAACTGACGTACGCCGGCGTTTTGTTCCCCCTGGTATTTATTGACAAAGGCACCGGCAATCCGGTAAACGCCGTTTACAAGGTTATAGGCACCCTGTATGCTAACCCATTTCCGGGAATCAAGGTCGCTGAATTTCCGGTACGCTGCAATTTTTACAGGAGCGCTTAACAGGCCGCCCCAGTTATCGGTTGTTACGTTAAATTTCCGGTTCCCAACGGAGTCGTAAAAATTGGCAATCAGCCCGGACTGGGGAAAAAACGGGTTTGCAAAGGGCAGCTGCGCTTCGTCCAGCTTGTATTTCAGCGCAAATAGTATTTCATTATTGCCCTTGTTAGCCGGTGAAAATACACTGGCATAGTTGGGCTGTAATGCTAATTGCGGAGCATGTGTCTGGATGTCGGTAAGGGCTGTTTTTGCAATAGTAGCATCGGCTGCGCCGCCACCGCGATAACTGGTCCAGAGATAAACTTCGGATTTAAGCATTAAGGTGGCGGTCTTTGACCAGAATCCCTTTTGGCTTTTAAACGTGTAATCATTACCAAAACTTGCAACGGAACTTTCAATATCCGATTTAATCTGCGTCATTACCGAGTCCTCTGGTGCAGCAGCTTTTGCTAATTCAGAAATGTCGATATTCAGCGTTGGGGTTGTTTGCAAAACGGTCTTCCCCCAGCTACGTAATAGATGGAAGTAGTAGTAGGCCCTCATGCCATAGGCGATGCCCAGGTAATAGTTTTTGGTGCCGGCATCCATTAACGGTACCGTGTTGATCTTATTGATCAGCAGATTGATTTGATTGATATTGAAATAAAAGTTGGCGTAGTTGGCCACGCCGGCGTTGTCCTGGTTGAGGTTGTTGGTCCACATACGTTCCAGGCCGGCGGTAGACTCCCCGGTAAAAGCAGAGCTGGATCCGGGGTCTGTTCCAAAAATATCGGCTCTCATTTCTCCCAGTAAGATAAGCTGGTAATTGCTGCTCCTGAGTGCAATATGCATTCCGGTAACAAATACATCGACCTGATCCGGGGATTTCCAGAAACTGGCATCGCTGTAAGTACTAACCGGGGTGAGATCTAATTTTTTATTACAAGCTGTGAAGAACAACAAAAACATGCAATAACATGTGATGCCAATAAAATATTTTTTCATAATAGATGATTTTAGCTATTGCTGAGTTTAAAGCGTTAATTGAATGCCCAGGACGTATGATTTGGGAGTAGGGTAGGTACCCGTATAAATCCCTGTGATGGTATTGGTGCCTGGTGTTACGGGGGGCTCGGGTGTGGGACCGCTGAACTTGGTAAAATAGGCAAGATTGCTTCCTGTTACGTATATCCTTGCTGCTGTAAAAAATTTTGTCCTGGAAACAATGGATTGGCCTAGGTTGTAGGCAAGGGTCACTTCACGTAAGGCCAGGTAGTCGCCGCTTTCATAAAACCGGGAATTGTTGCTATTCAGGGCAACAGCGGCATTATTGCTCCGGGTGTAGTTTTTTTTGCCCAGCGGGGCAGCCACCTGGTCGGCATAATATACTTTGGGAATATCGGTATCGGTGTTTGTTGGCGACCATGCCTGTTTTTGGAGGTCAAAATAATTGAAGGTGCCCTGGTAGTTGCCCAGTGTTCTTGCAACAAGATCGTTATAAATGGTATGGCCGAGTGCATATTCAAAGCGACCGTATAAGGAGATGCCTTTATAGCCGGCAGAAGCCCAGAAGCCGCCCGTCCATTTTGGATAGATATTGCCCACGCGTACCTGGTCTCTGGAGTCAATTGTATCATTCCGGTCGACATCCAGCCAGTTGACATCACCCGGAGTAATCTTTCCACTTCCATAGGTGGATCCGGGCCCGCTGATGTTGGCAATAATATCGATCCGGTTATTGGCAATCTGCCGGATCTCCTCATCGTTTTTAAAGATCGATACCTGTTTATACGCATAAATATCTCCCAGGGTACCTCCTTCCTGAAGGCCGCCAACCCAGATCACCCGTTGCGTATTGGGGTCGTATACCTGTAACCCGCCCTGCCGGTTGTTTTGATTTCCGTTATACGGTAATTTTTTGATCTTGTTCTGTACATAGGAGGCATTGCTGCCCACATCTATTTTCAAGCTATTGTCTTTGTTAACCAGGTTGGCGGTAACGGAGAGCTCGTATCCTTTATTTTGAAACACACCGAGATTGGTTCTGAAGCTACTGAAACCGGTATAGGTGGGAAGTTGTAACTGGGTGAGCAGATCGCTGGTGTTGCGTATATAATAATCGAATAAGATGTTGATCTTGTTCCGGAATAAGCCCAGATCCAGTCCTGCGTCAGCCGTTGTACTTTTTTCCCACCGCAGGTTGCTGTTGACCAGGCCGGTATAAGAGAATCCGGAAGCACCGTTATAAAGACCTTGCGAACTATAGCTGCCCTGCACCTCATACCGGCCTAAACCTGCCACGTTCCCGTTTACGCCATAGCTAAAGCGGGGTTTAATGATTGAAACGATGTCTGACAGGCCGCTGTTTTTGAAGAAGGGTTCATGATGCAGATTCCAGCCGGCAGACATACCTGGAAAAAAGCCAAACTGATGGCCTTCTGCTAAACTGGAAACGCCATCCTGACGGAATACCAATTGCAATAAATACCGGTTATTGAAATCATAGTTGAGCCGGCCAAAAGCGGAAAGAATACGGTATTCCGATCTTGTGGAGTAATTAGCACC
It encodes the following:
- a CDS encoding DUF6799 domain-containing protein — encoded protein: MKKVTLAMMALFFITSAATAQESKKKPEAVQKTTQQKQTLAECCIMKGKKMFHYKDGKETPITKEEEINHMNVSPDGTCKMKDGKTIKLKSGECCDAKGAVHKNCQTLLKKG
- a CDS encoding FadR/GntR family transcriptional regulator, with amino-acid sequence MSIQKLRRIENLSQVDKIEMSLQEYLRTENFQPGDPLPKEMELAKAMGVSRTAIREALSRFRTLGIIESRKNRGMLIARPDVFNIVGRILTPQLLDEDTLNEIFEMRLVIEVGLGDLLFLRRHNIDFKKLNDIIKNEQKATHKLEIVKYDIEFHSMLYKFSGNKTIMRFQKMLLPIFDHVYAKLSESSDAYSKNKIEEKEPVTHQDLVNTLKDGTLETFRTQMRKHLMVYFRKLNAD
- the nanU gene encoding SusD family outer membrane lipoprotein NanU: MKKYFIGITCYCMFLLFFTACNKKLDLTPVSTYSDASFWKSPDQVDVFVTGMHIALRSSNYQLILLGEMRADIFGTDPGSSSAFTGESTAGLERMWTNNLNQDNAGVANYANFYFNINQINLLINKINTVPLMDAGTKNYYLGIAYGMRAYYYFHLLRSWGKTVLQTTPTLNIDISELAKAAAPEDSVMTQIKSDIESSVASFGNDYTFKSQKGFWSKTATLMLKSEVYLWTSYRGGGAADATIAKTALTDIQTHAPQLALQPNYASVFSPANKGNNEILFALKYKLDEAQLPFANPFFPQSGLIANFYDSVGNRKFNVTTDNWGGLLSAPVKIAAYRKFSDLDSRKWVSIQGAYNLVNGVYRIAGAFVNKYQGEQNAGVRQFTNDFPVYRYADLLLLLAEAKIALGENPAAEINAVRSRAYGSNYNAATLGFPNQPIDANPKEALLNERYLEFIFEGKRWYDLRRMGDPYVFANTNIPSDQAYKLLWPVDRNTLTNNRLLVQTPGYESF